One Primulina huaijiensis isolate GDHJ02 unplaced genomic scaffold, ASM1229523v2 scaffold37775, whole genome shotgun sequence genomic window carries:
- the LOC140968701 gene encoding NAD kinase 2, chloroplastic-like isoform X1 encodes MASAASFISCFNSSYNCFCHFNMSRAVGWRPFGCGCAKISGPGFGFGLQKTKKKASLGRRRINLEVRAQLSSSLYVDIGLDSQSVRSRDSSHLPWVGPLPGDIAEVEAYCRIFRAAERFHNALMDALCNPLTGECSVSYDMPLEDKPLLEDKIVSVLGCMVCLLNKGREDVLYGRSSIINSFRDVDKGVMDDSLPPLANFRSEMKSYCESLHIALENYLTPGDSRGLNVWRKLQRLKNACYDVGFSREGDQPCQTLLANWGPVYLSTLKEERQQENLEVAFWKGSQVTEESLKWLLDNGFRKIIDLRAEIVKDSFYETVLEEAISSGKLELVKLPVEVGTIPSVEQVVQFAALVSDSGKKPIYVHSKEGRRRTSSMISRWRQYMDRITSYTQQVISTGVPVQDTRGVDDSEVSLSYEGGESSDEGTGSFPEKSGESFFPLEVLNSRDPRASENKIKRNKRAHDTPPNNQVTLIQTVNGETESSVNFYVSPLESQLPPCDIFSKTEMSKFFRNCKVSPGTYFTYERKRLEMLSALRYKYNGSFSKTEANSRTNSEENTMNGSLRSMKSSLNQWIVPFNNGSYNDLGIFTSAPPPDGTNRDGVHSLSKDYDSRTPRTELDKSLSSMMDSGERRVESYLSSDDDNLDMLEGNMCASATGVVRLQSRKKAEMFLVRTDGFSCTREKVTESSLAFTHPSTQQQMLLWKSTPKTVLLLKKLGQELMEEAKEAASFLYHQQKMIVLVEPEVHDVFARIPGFGFVQTFYSQDTSDLHDRVDLVACLGGDGVILHASNLFRGPVPPVVSFNLGSLGFLTSHTFDDFKNDLRQVIHGNNTIDGVYITLRLRLHCEIFRNGKAMPGKVFDVLNEVVVDRGSNPYLSKIECYEHDHLITKVQGDGVIVATPTGSTAYSTAAGGSMVHPNVPCMLFTPICPHSLSFRPVILPDSARLELKIPEDARSNAWVSFDGKRRQQLSRGDSVRISMSQHPLPTVNKSDQTCDWFRSLIRCLNWNERLDQKAL; translated from the exons ATGGCATCAGCAGCTTCATTCATTTCTTGTTTTAATAGTAGCTACAATTGCTTTTGCCATTTCAATATGAGCCGCGCAGTTGGGTGGCGACCTTTTGGTTGCGGTTGTGCAAAGATTTCCGGACCTGGATTCGGGTTTGGGTTGCAGAAAACGAAGAAGAAGGCTTCGTTGGGACGGCGTCGTATTAATCTTGAAGTTCGCGCTCAACTCTCCAGCTCCTTGTATGTGGACATTGGTTTAGACTCTCAG AGTGTCCGTTCACGTGATTCTTCACATCTGCCATGGGTCGGACCACTCCCCGGGGATATTGCAGAAGTCGAGGCTTATTGCCGGATCTTTAGAGCTGCAGAAAGGTTTCATAATGCTTTAATGGATGCCTTATGCAATCCACTGACTGGGGAATGCAGTGTTTCATATGACATGCCATTGGAGGATAAACCATTGTTGGAAGATAAAATTGTTTCGGTTCTTGGTTGCATGGTATGTCTCCTAAATAAAGGAAGGGAGGATGTCCTCTATGGGCGTTCCTCGATTATCAATTCATTTCGGGATGTGGATAAAGGTGTAATGGACGATAGCCTTCCTCCACTCGCAAATTTTCGGTCTGAGATGAAAAGTTATTGTGAGAGTTTGCATATTGCCCTTGAAAATTATTTGACACCTGGTGATAGTCGGGGTTTAAATGTTTGGAGAAAACTACAAAGGCTGAAAAATGCGTGTTACGATGTCGGATTTTCCCGAGAGGGTGATCAACCTTGCCAGACATTGCTTGCGAATTGGGGACCCGTTTATTTGTCCACCTTGAAAGAAGAAAGGCAACAAGAAAACTTGGAGGTTGCATTTTGGAAGGGTAGCCAGGTGACGGAGGAAAGTTTAAAGTGGCTTCTAGATAATGGATTCAGAAAAATCATAGATCTTAGGGCAGAGATTGTGAAGGATAGTTTCTATGAAACAGTTTTGGAGGAAGCTATTTCTTCTGGGAAGCTTGAACTGGTGAAACTTCCGGTTGAAGTTGGTACTATACCTTCAGTGGAGCAAGTTGTGCAGTTTGCTGCGTTAGTTTCAGATTCAGGCAAAAAGCCCATATATGTCCATAGTAAGGAAGGGAGACGGAGGACCTCGTCTATGATTTCTAGATGGAGGCAGTACATGGATCGAATCACCTCTTATACTCAACAAGTCATCAGCACCGGCGTTCCAGTCCAAGATACTCGAGGTGTTGATGATTCTGAGGTCTCATTGAGCTATGAAGGAGGTGAATCTTCTGATGAGGGAACAGGGTCATTTCCCGAAAAATCTGGGGAATCTTTTTTCCCCTTGGAAGTATTGAATAGTCGAGACCCTCGAGcctcagaaaataaaataaagagaaacAAACGGGCCCATGATACCCCACCAAATAATCAGGTCACGTTAATACAAACTGTTAATGGTGAAACAGAATCATCGGTAAACTTCTATGTGAGCCCACTAGAGTCTCAATTACCTCCTTGTGATATATTCTCCAAAACAGAGATGTCCAAATTTTTCAGGAATTGTAAAGTTTCACCTGGAACATACTTTACTTACGAAAGGAAAAGATTGGAGATGCTTTCTGCATTAAGATATAAATACAATGGGTCATTCTCGAAGACAGAAGCAAACTCTAGAACCAACAGTGAAGAAAACACTATGAACGGGTCTCTCAGAAGCATGAAGTCGTCTCTGAACCAATGGATTGTACCTTTTAATAATGGTTCATATAATGATCTCGGCATCTTCACCTCTGCACCTCCTCCTGATGGAACCAACAGGGATGGAGTGCATAGCTTGAGTAAAGATTATGATTCTAGAACCCCTAGAACGGAACTGGATAAGAGTTTAAGCTCTATGATGGATTCCGGAGAGCGTCGGGTTGAAAGTTACCTCTCTTCGGATGATGACAACTTGGATATGCTTGAAGGAAATATGTGTGCGTCAGCAACTGGTGTCGTGAGATTGCAGTCAAGAAAGAAAGCAGAGATGTTTTTGGTCCGAACAGATGGATTTTCTTGCACAAGAGAGAAAGTAACAGAATCTTCATTGGCATTCACTCATCCTAGCACGCAGCAACAAATGCTTTTGTGGAAATCTACTCCAAAGACTGTATTATTATTAAAGAAACTTGGCCAAGAACTTATGGAAGAAGCTAAAGAG GCTGCCTCTTTCTTGTATCACCAACAGAAGATGATTGTTCTTGTTGAACCTGAAGTGCACGATGTTTTTGCCAGGATACCAGGTTTTGGCTTCGTTCAGACTTTTTATAGTCAAGATACGAG TGACCTTCATGACAGGGTAGATTTAGTAGCTTGCTTGGGAGGCGATGGGGTCATACTACACGCGTCAAACTTATTTAGAGGTCCTGTTCCTCCAGTTGTTTCATTTAATCTCGGATCCCTTGGGTTTCTAACTTCCCATACT tttgatgattttaagaatGATTTGAGACAAGTTATCCATGGGAACAACACAATTGATGGGGTTTATATAACTCTTAGATTGCGGCTCCACTGTGAAATATTTCGAAATGGGAAAGCAATGCCCGGAAAGGTATTTGATGTCCTCAATGAAGTTGTGGTTGATCGTGGGTCTAATCCATACCTCTCAAAAATCGAGTGTTATGAACACGACCACCTCATAACTAAG GTACAAGGCGATGGAGTTATAGTGGCCACCCCTACCGGAAGTACAGCTTATTCCACAGCAGCTGGAGGTTCTATG GTACATCCAAATGTTCCGTGCATGCTTTTTACACCAATTTGCCCGCATTCTCTCTCATTCAGACCCGTCATCCTTCCAGATTCTGCTCGTCTTGAGTTGAAG ATTCCGGAGGATGCAAGAAGCAATGCTTGGGTTTCGTTTGATGGGAAGAGAAGGCAACAACTATCGAGGGGAGATTCAGTTAGAATATCTATGAGCCAACATCCACTTCCTACCGTAAACAAATCTGACCAAACATGCGATTGGTTTCGAAGCTTAATTCGTTGCTTGAACTGGAACGAACGACTGGACCAAAAAGCCCTTTAA
- the LOC140968701 gene encoding NAD kinase 2, chloroplastic-like isoform X2 → MDALCNPLTGECSVSYDMPLEDKPLLEDKIVSVLGCMVCLLNKGREDVLYGRSSIINSFRDVDKGVMDDSLPPLANFRSEMKSYCESLHIALENYLTPGDSRGLNVWRKLQRLKNACYDVGFSREGDQPCQTLLANWGPVYLSTLKEERQQENLEVAFWKGSQVTEESLKWLLDNGFRKIIDLRAEIVKDSFYETVLEEAISSGKLELVKLPVEVGTIPSVEQVVQFAALVSDSGKKPIYVHSKEGRRRTSSMISRWRQYMDRITSYTQQVISTGVPVQDTRGVDDSEVSLSYEGGESSDEGTGSFPEKSGESFFPLEVLNSRDPRASENKIKRNKRAHDTPPNNQVTLIQTVNGETESSVNFYVSPLESQLPPCDIFSKTEMSKFFRNCKVSPGTYFTYERKRLEMLSALRYKYNGSFSKTEANSRTNSEENTMNGSLRSMKSSLNQWIVPFNNGSYNDLGIFTSAPPPDGTNRDGVHSLSKDYDSRTPRTELDKSLSSMMDSGERRVESYLSSDDDNLDMLEGNMCASATGVVRLQSRKKAEMFLVRTDGFSCTREKVTESSLAFTHPSTQQQMLLWKSTPKTVLLLKKLGQELMEEAKEAASFLYHQQKMIVLVEPEVHDVFARIPGFGFVQTFYSQDTSDLHDRVDLVACLGGDGVILHASNLFRGPVPPVVSFNLGSLGFLTSHTFDDFKNDLRQVIHGNNTIDGVYITLRLRLHCEIFRNGKAMPGKVFDVLNEVVVDRGSNPYLSKIECYEHDHLITKVQGDGVIVATPTGSTAYSTAAGGSMVHPNVPCMLFTPICPHSLSFRPVILPDSARLELKIPEDARSNAWVSFDGKRRQQLSRGDSVRISMSQHPLPTVNKSDQTCDWFRSLIRCLNWNERLDQKAL, encoded by the exons ATGGATGCCTTATGCAATCCACTGACTGGGGAATGCAGTGTTTCATATGACATGCCATTGGAGGATAAACCATTGTTGGAAGATAAAATTGTTTCGGTTCTTGGTTGCATGGTATGTCTCCTAAATAAAGGAAGGGAGGATGTCCTCTATGGGCGTTCCTCGATTATCAATTCATTTCGGGATGTGGATAAAGGTGTAATGGACGATAGCCTTCCTCCACTCGCAAATTTTCGGTCTGAGATGAAAAGTTATTGTGAGAGTTTGCATATTGCCCTTGAAAATTATTTGACACCTGGTGATAGTCGGGGTTTAAATGTTTGGAGAAAACTACAAAGGCTGAAAAATGCGTGTTACGATGTCGGATTTTCCCGAGAGGGTGATCAACCTTGCCAGACATTGCTTGCGAATTGGGGACCCGTTTATTTGTCCACCTTGAAAGAAGAAAGGCAACAAGAAAACTTGGAGGTTGCATTTTGGAAGGGTAGCCAGGTGACGGAGGAAAGTTTAAAGTGGCTTCTAGATAATGGATTCAGAAAAATCATAGATCTTAGGGCAGAGATTGTGAAGGATAGTTTCTATGAAACAGTTTTGGAGGAAGCTATTTCTTCTGGGAAGCTTGAACTGGTGAAACTTCCGGTTGAAGTTGGTACTATACCTTCAGTGGAGCAAGTTGTGCAGTTTGCTGCGTTAGTTTCAGATTCAGGCAAAAAGCCCATATATGTCCATAGTAAGGAAGGGAGACGGAGGACCTCGTCTATGATTTCTAGATGGAGGCAGTACATGGATCGAATCACCTCTTATACTCAACAAGTCATCAGCACCGGCGTTCCAGTCCAAGATACTCGAGGTGTTGATGATTCTGAGGTCTCATTGAGCTATGAAGGAGGTGAATCTTCTGATGAGGGAACAGGGTCATTTCCCGAAAAATCTGGGGAATCTTTTTTCCCCTTGGAAGTATTGAATAGTCGAGACCCTCGAGcctcagaaaataaaataaagagaaacAAACGGGCCCATGATACCCCACCAAATAATCAGGTCACGTTAATACAAACTGTTAATGGTGAAACAGAATCATCGGTAAACTTCTATGTGAGCCCACTAGAGTCTCAATTACCTCCTTGTGATATATTCTCCAAAACAGAGATGTCCAAATTTTTCAGGAATTGTAAAGTTTCACCTGGAACATACTTTACTTACGAAAGGAAAAGATTGGAGATGCTTTCTGCATTAAGATATAAATACAATGGGTCATTCTCGAAGACAGAAGCAAACTCTAGAACCAACAGTGAAGAAAACACTATGAACGGGTCTCTCAGAAGCATGAAGTCGTCTCTGAACCAATGGATTGTACCTTTTAATAATGGTTCATATAATGATCTCGGCATCTTCACCTCTGCACCTCCTCCTGATGGAACCAACAGGGATGGAGTGCATAGCTTGAGTAAAGATTATGATTCTAGAACCCCTAGAACGGAACTGGATAAGAGTTTAAGCTCTATGATGGATTCCGGAGAGCGTCGGGTTGAAAGTTACCTCTCTTCGGATGATGACAACTTGGATATGCTTGAAGGAAATATGTGTGCGTCAGCAACTGGTGTCGTGAGATTGCAGTCAAGAAAGAAAGCAGAGATGTTTTTGGTCCGAACAGATGGATTTTCTTGCACAAGAGAGAAAGTAACAGAATCTTCATTGGCATTCACTCATCCTAGCACGCAGCAACAAATGCTTTTGTGGAAATCTACTCCAAAGACTGTATTATTATTAAAGAAACTTGGCCAAGAACTTATGGAAGAAGCTAAAGAG GCTGCCTCTTTCTTGTATCACCAACAGAAGATGATTGTTCTTGTTGAACCTGAAGTGCACGATGTTTTTGCCAGGATACCAGGTTTTGGCTTCGTTCAGACTTTTTATAGTCAAGATACGAG TGACCTTCATGACAGGGTAGATTTAGTAGCTTGCTTGGGAGGCGATGGGGTCATACTACACGCGTCAAACTTATTTAGAGGTCCTGTTCCTCCAGTTGTTTCATTTAATCTCGGATCCCTTGGGTTTCTAACTTCCCATACT tttgatgattttaagaatGATTTGAGACAAGTTATCCATGGGAACAACACAATTGATGGGGTTTATATAACTCTTAGATTGCGGCTCCACTGTGAAATATTTCGAAATGGGAAAGCAATGCCCGGAAAGGTATTTGATGTCCTCAATGAAGTTGTGGTTGATCGTGGGTCTAATCCATACCTCTCAAAAATCGAGTGTTATGAACACGACCACCTCATAACTAAG GTACAAGGCGATGGAGTTATAGTGGCCACCCCTACCGGAAGTACAGCTTATTCCACAGCAGCTGGAGGTTCTATG GTACATCCAAATGTTCCGTGCATGCTTTTTACACCAATTTGCCCGCATTCTCTCTCATTCAGACCCGTCATCCTTCCAGATTCTGCTCGTCTTGAGTTGAAG ATTCCGGAGGATGCAAGAAGCAATGCTTGGGTTTCGTTTGATGGGAAGAGAAGGCAACAACTATCGAGGGGAGATTCAGTTAGAATATCTATGAGCCAACATCCACTTCCTACCGTAAACAAATCTGACCAAACATGCGATTGGTTTCGAAGCTTAATTCGTTGCTTGAACTGGAACGAACGACTGGACCAAAAAGCCCTTTAA
- the LOC140968703 gene encoding ubinuclein-1-like isoform X1 produces the protein MVEGGGAGSESGSRSKPASSFESAGGRLRFRVELRPGETTIVSWKKLLKEATSNKANGTDLSVVGPSSEAQQPTSQVPLPLSSEASSSKRMVAENEAKDSQAQAGSNRLNNVIERIERMYAGNGSSDEEDVVLDDVPDDDEYDTDDSFIDDAELDDYFQVDNSAIKHDGFFVNRGKLERIEPSISANQQPKKRRRKDLAKGQGGLDDGHNPSKHVKTGDKGRKASSIEKKVVSQSNRVAVTNAQGYKTTVDPSGTSNGDPMGPYKDADQQRTGVLPLKSYNNKQKEGSELQDTANRRSMDRNSYENKSQSGKPPSNADESDHSMQQKEKAALAERFDLNVPASKEFLQTYKVPLMQRKEGSSVRPKSTMLDKAIKELEKIVAQSRPPSREVQDPDNSSQAIKRRLPPEIKQKLAKVARLAQVNYGKIPKDVINRLMSIVGHLMQLRTLKRNLKVMANMGLSVKQEKDDQLQKIKQEVADMVKLRIMHMKSKVEQQNASLDDSQEAGRGDRDTLKRKYSIDNALENKICDLYDLYVERLEEESGPPVRRLYEELAALWPIGVMDTEGVKLAISRAKDRRRALNNLRKDQEKIKKTKVLTPKTDDATRGEGSANITQISHLQEKLSIDSRDHSATSTSKSNLNASVAHPATCAPVSAGDIQDADKAKQEKTKGNSSRNPVDAGPTNVLPKKKVKRKPDAEMVEGQLHPEKVPPQVGERHKHNKPVATPVTKSNIQIAASSNFE, from the exons ATGGTGGAAGGCGGTGGAGCCGGATCCGAATCGGGTTCCAGGTCCAAACCCGCATCGTCATTCGAATCCGCCGGAGGCCGCCTCCGTTTCCGGGTGGAATTGAGGCCGGGTGAAACCACGATAGTTTCGTGGAAAAAACTCCTTAAAGAGGCTACTTCCAATAAGGCCAATGGGACCGACTTGTCAGTCGTGGGCCCGTCTTCGGAGGCCCAGCAGCCCACTTCACAGGTACCGTTGCCGCTGTCCTCAGAGGCTTCTTCTTCGAAGCGTATGGTCGCCGAGAATGAAGCCAAAGATTCACAAGCGCAGGCTGGATCCAACCGTTTGAACAATGTGATAGAGAGAATCGAGCGTATGTATGCG ggtaatggaAGTAGTGACGAGGAGGATGTTGTCCTAGATGATGTGCCTGATGATGATGAGTATGATACAGATGATTCATTCATTGATGATGCTGAGTTG GACGACTATTTCCAGGTCGATAACTCCGCGATAAAACATGATGGATTTTTTGTGAATCGTGGAAAGTTGGAGCGCAT AGAACCTTCTATATCAGCAAACCAGCAGCCGAAAAAGAGGAGACGGAAAGATTTAGCTAAAGGGCAAGGTGGACTTGATGATGGACATAATCCAAGTAAGCATGTGAAGACAGGGGACAAAGGTAGAAAAGCATCgtcaattgaaaaaaaagtgGTTAGTCAGTCAAACAGAGTGGCTGTAACAAATGCACAag GTTACAAAACTACAGTGGATCCTTCAGGAACATCGAATGGTGATCCCATGGGTCCATACAAGGATGCTGACCAGCAGAGAACTGGAGTTCTCCCATTAAAGAGCTATAATAACAAACAGAAAGAGGGTAGTGAACTTCAAGACACTGCAAATCGGAGGTCAATGGATAGAAATTCATatgagaacaaatcccaatCCGGAAAACCTCCGTCTAATGCCGATGAGTCAGATCACTCTATGCAGCAGAAAGAAAAGGCTGCACTTGCTGAAAGATTTGACCTCAATGTTCCTGCAAGCAAGGAATTCTTGCAAACTTAT AAAGTTCCCCTCATGCAGAGAAAGGAAGGCTCTTCTGTTAGACCAAAGAGTACAATGCTTGACAAGGCAATTAAAGAGTTAGAGAAGATAGTTGCTCAAT CCAGACCACCATCTAGAGAAGTTCAAGATCCTGATAATTCATCACAAGCTATCAAAAGGAGACTGCCACCGGAGATAAAGCAAAAGCTGGCTAAAGTTGCTCGATTGGCG CAGGTCAACTATGGAAAAATACCAAAAGATGTGATAAATAGACTGATGAGCATTGTCGGCCACTTGATGCAACTTCGGACACTAAAA AGAAATCTTAAAGTTATGGCTAATATGGGATTGTCAGTGAAGCAAGAGAAGGATGATCAATTGCAGAAGATAAAACAAGAAGTCGCGGATATGGTTAAGCTGCGGATTATGCATATGAAATCTAAA GTTGAACAACAAAATGCATCTTTAGATGATTCTCAGGAAGCTGGTCGGGGAGATAGAGATACATTGAAACGGAAATACAGCATTGACAATGCATTGGAAAATAAGATTTGTGACCTTTATGACCTTTATGTGGAG AGACTGGAAGAAGAATCAGGTCCACCAGTCAGAAGGCTGTATGAAGAG CTTGCAGCATTGTGGCCTATTGGAGTCATGGACACTGAGGGAGTTAAACTCGCAATATCCAGAGCAAAAGATAGGAGGAGGGCGCTGAACAACCTGAGAAAG GATCAAGAGAAAATTAAGAAGACAAAGGTCTTGACCCCAAAAACAGATGATGCCACTCGAGGGGAAGGTAGTGCCAACATTACTCAGATATCCCATCTTCAAGAAAAATTGTCAATAGATTCTCGTGACCACTCTGCAACTTCAACAAGCAAGTCAAACCTCAATGCTTCTGTAGCTCACCCTGCTACCTGTGCGCCAGTTTCCGCTGGAGACATACAAGACGCGGACAAAGCAAAGCAAGAAAAAACGAAGGGAAACTCCAGCAGAAATCCTGTTGATGCTGGGCCTACTAATGTATTAccaaaaaagaaagtaaaaagaAAGCCTGACGCAGAGATGGTCGAAGGTCAGCTCCACCCTGAGAAGGTGCCTCCACAGGTGGGCGAAAGACACAAGCACAACAAGCCAGTGGCCACCCCTGTCACTAAATCAAACATCCAGATAGCTGCATCTTCAAACTTTGAGTAG
- the LOC140968703 gene encoding ubinuclein-1-like isoform X2 — translation MVEGGGAGSESGSRSKPASSFESAGGRLRFRVELRPGETTIVSWKKLLKEATSNKANGTDLSVVGPSSEAQQPTSQVPLPLSSEASSSKRMVAENEAKDSQAQAGSNRLNNVIERIERMYAGNGSSDEEDVVLDDVPDDDEYDTDDSFIDDAELDDYFQVDNSAIKHDGFFVNRGKLERIEPSISANQQPKKRRRKDLAKGQGGLDDGHNPSKHVKTGDKGRKASSIEKKVVSQSNRVAVTNAQGYKTTVDPSGTSNGDPMGPYKDADQQRTGVLPLKSYNNKQKEGSELQDTANRRSMDRNSYENKSQSGKPPSNADESDHSMQQKEKAALAERFDLNVPASKEFLQTYKVPLMQRKEGSSVRPKSTMLDKAIKELEKIVAQSRPPSREVQDPDNSSQAIKRRLPPEIKQKLAKVARLAVNYGKIPKDVINRLMSIVGHLMQLRTLKRNLKVMANMGLSVKQEKDDQLQKIKQEVADMVKLRIMHMKSKVEQQNASLDDSQEAGRGDRDTLKRKYSIDNALENKICDLYDLYVERLEEESGPPVRRLYEELAALWPIGVMDTEGVKLAISRAKDRRRALNNLRKDQEKIKKTKVLTPKTDDATRGEGSANITQISHLQEKLSIDSRDHSATSTSKSNLNASVAHPATCAPVSAGDIQDADKAKQEKTKGNSSRNPVDAGPTNVLPKKKVKRKPDAEMVEGQLHPEKVPPQVGERHKHNKPVATPVTKSNIQIAASSNFE, via the exons ATGGTGGAAGGCGGTGGAGCCGGATCCGAATCGGGTTCCAGGTCCAAACCCGCATCGTCATTCGAATCCGCCGGAGGCCGCCTCCGTTTCCGGGTGGAATTGAGGCCGGGTGAAACCACGATAGTTTCGTGGAAAAAACTCCTTAAAGAGGCTACTTCCAATAAGGCCAATGGGACCGACTTGTCAGTCGTGGGCCCGTCTTCGGAGGCCCAGCAGCCCACTTCACAGGTACCGTTGCCGCTGTCCTCAGAGGCTTCTTCTTCGAAGCGTATGGTCGCCGAGAATGAAGCCAAAGATTCACAAGCGCAGGCTGGATCCAACCGTTTGAACAATGTGATAGAGAGAATCGAGCGTATGTATGCG ggtaatggaAGTAGTGACGAGGAGGATGTTGTCCTAGATGATGTGCCTGATGATGATGAGTATGATACAGATGATTCATTCATTGATGATGCTGAGTTG GACGACTATTTCCAGGTCGATAACTCCGCGATAAAACATGATGGATTTTTTGTGAATCGTGGAAAGTTGGAGCGCAT AGAACCTTCTATATCAGCAAACCAGCAGCCGAAAAAGAGGAGACGGAAAGATTTAGCTAAAGGGCAAGGTGGACTTGATGATGGACATAATCCAAGTAAGCATGTGAAGACAGGGGACAAAGGTAGAAAAGCATCgtcaattgaaaaaaaagtgGTTAGTCAGTCAAACAGAGTGGCTGTAACAAATGCACAag GTTACAAAACTACAGTGGATCCTTCAGGAACATCGAATGGTGATCCCATGGGTCCATACAAGGATGCTGACCAGCAGAGAACTGGAGTTCTCCCATTAAAGAGCTATAATAACAAACAGAAAGAGGGTAGTGAACTTCAAGACACTGCAAATCGGAGGTCAATGGATAGAAATTCATatgagaacaaatcccaatCCGGAAAACCTCCGTCTAATGCCGATGAGTCAGATCACTCTATGCAGCAGAAAGAAAAGGCTGCACTTGCTGAAAGATTTGACCTCAATGTTCCTGCAAGCAAGGAATTCTTGCAAACTTAT AAAGTTCCCCTCATGCAGAGAAAGGAAGGCTCTTCTGTTAGACCAAAGAGTACAATGCTTGACAAGGCAATTAAAGAGTTAGAGAAGATAGTTGCTCAAT CCAGACCACCATCTAGAGAAGTTCAAGATCCTGATAATTCATCACAAGCTATCAAAAGGAGACTGCCACCGGAGATAAAGCAAAAGCTGGCTAAAGTTGCTCGATTGGCG GTCAACTATGGAAAAATACCAAAAGATGTGATAAATAGACTGATGAGCATTGTCGGCCACTTGATGCAACTTCGGACACTAAAA AGAAATCTTAAAGTTATGGCTAATATGGGATTGTCAGTGAAGCAAGAGAAGGATGATCAATTGCAGAAGATAAAACAAGAAGTCGCGGATATGGTTAAGCTGCGGATTATGCATATGAAATCTAAA GTTGAACAACAAAATGCATCTTTAGATGATTCTCAGGAAGCTGGTCGGGGAGATAGAGATACATTGAAACGGAAATACAGCATTGACAATGCATTGGAAAATAAGATTTGTGACCTTTATGACCTTTATGTGGAG AGACTGGAAGAAGAATCAGGTCCACCAGTCAGAAGGCTGTATGAAGAG CTTGCAGCATTGTGGCCTATTGGAGTCATGGACACTGAGGGAGTTAAACTCGCAATATCCAGAGCAAAAGATAGGAGGAGGGCGCTGAACAACCTGAGAAAG GATCAAGAGAAAATTAAGAAGACAAAGGTCTTGACCCCAAAAACAGATGATGCCACTCGAGGGGAAGGTAGTGCCAACATTACTCAGATATCCCATCTTCAAGAAAAATTGTCAATAGATTCTCGTGACCACTCTGCAACTTCAACAAGCAAGTCAAACCTCAATGCTTCTGTAGCTCACCCTGCTACCTGTGCGCCAGTTTCCGCTGGAGACATACAAGACGCGGACAAAGCAAAGCAAGAAAAAACGAAGGGAAACTCCAGCAGAAATCCTGTTGATGCTGGGCCTACTAATGTATTAccaaaaaagaaagtaaaaagaAAGCCTGACGCAGAGATGGTCGAAGGTCAGCTCCACCCTGAGAAGGTGCCTCCACAGGTGGGCGAAAGACACAAGCACAACAAGCCAGTGGCCACCCCTGTCACTAAATCAAACATCCAGATAGCTGCATCTTCAAACTTTGAGTAG